GCTGTACTATATACGTTATGAtaattacacacacacacaacaaaGTTGGGACTTGGGAGATGGGGCATGCATATTGTTTAGTTGTACTTATAAACTATGACCCCTATATATAAAGGTGGATCTATTTGGATAAATATATGTACGAACGCCTGTTATATAAACAGAgtttcataattaaaaacaaatgaagctatgaaagtttgtttttttctttttaaagtgtTTGCTGTGAACCCTTGTTTATGTGATGTTTTCTTTAACTGCTAAACAACAATAGTTTGTCCAAGAATTTGTTACTCAAGTTTTTACCTGGGTAGGATTGGACTGGTCTTTGTGGGCGTGAATAGAACTAGAGATTCGGTGTTTGGAACAAGACAGGCACTTGGGCATACCTTTCTTGGAAATGAAAGTGAAATGTTTGTGGGAAAGCACGCTTTTCATACCATGTTTACATTTTACACACACATGCCTACACGAACAGGAACTAAGATATTGACTAGTTTCGTTATCTAGCCGTGTACCTGCAATGGACCACATAATAACACTGTATCTTCTTCTTTTCGCTTGCTACTTCCCcactcttttttctctctagGGCATGTTAATTAGCCTTACCCTTTTGAACTGCGTGATATATATCTTATGGTGGTGGATGATGGCGAAGTATGTATGAAATGTAGGTGGCAGTGTATGTATGGATATTTCATACCATACGTAAAGTGTGCTATATGGCAGAGGCATGATTATATAAGATTCTGAAGTATCTAACTGAAAATAAGTACACTGACAtgataataatgaaaattaaatggGTGTAATGTTGTTAATTTGAAGCTGATAATGTGGTCTTTCTCTAGTCCCGAGTATCTGTTTTTCTGCTACGCGATGTCATTGCTATGGTTTGCTTGGTTCCTGACGCGAATGATGGTTACCTCTCTGCTCCCTCCCAGCTAGCTGAGCTGAGTTTTAGCTTAGCTTAGCATAGCTACCTGCTTCTGCCATCTTCAATGTTTCTCTCTCCAGTCTTTCATCCATTGATACCTACTTATAGTTAACGAAAAGCAGGTagatattatgaaaaaaagaatttcTTGGCTTTCTATTTTTGTGGAAGAGTTCTAGGGACTTGCTCAAATTATCAATGCAGCTTTCGTGAAACGGAAAGCTATTTTAACTTAGAGCTAGGTTGGTTGGTTCATATGGAGTTGGGTTGACAACGGTGATGATGATTGAAAATTTGTGCATTGGCCATGCAGGTTTGTTCCACGTGGCGGGAGGTGTCGCGCTCGGATCTGCTGTGGGAGCACCTCACGAGGCGCATCTGGCGAAGGACGTTCCGAGTGAGGGACACGTGGCACACCGAGTACATCAACTGGCATCGGACGGCTACGAACTTCGAGACTGGAAGGCTGTCGTTTATGACTCCGCGCTTTGATCCTTCGGAGCATCGCCGGGGCTTGATCTGCCGCTGCCTCTCCCTTTCCGACACCCGCCTCGCGTGCGGCTTCGTAGACGGCACCGTGCGGGTCTTCGACCTCGAAACCTACGACCACGTCAGCACCTACCTGTCCGACCACGGCCACCTCTTCGGGCCCTACTCGCGCTCTGTCTCGGGAATCATTATCACCGACTCCGACATCACCTTCGCCAGGCTGGACGGGGACATCTATGTGGACGCTATCAACGTGCATGGGCAGAGCCAAGCGCGGCGGGTCGTGTCGGGGTTCGTGATGAACAGCGGGGTCTTGGTCGGGTTCGCGGGAACGCGGCGGCGGTGGGTGGGTCTGTTCGCGGGGATAGCGGAAGGTGCGTTCCAGGTTTGGAACGCGGAGAGCGGGGAGCGCCTGTTCCTTGGGGGGTCGTTAACGGATCCGGAAACGGTTATGGGGTGGCACATGCTGACGGAGTTGGTTGACCCGGTGGGGCGGGTGCGCGTGACGGAGGATGAGTTCGTGGTGGCATGCACTGGTTTGAGGCTGATCTGTTTCAACGCGTGGAACCCGGAGGTTCTTCTGCGGGACGAGATGTCGGCGTCGGGGTTCGTGGTGAGTTCGATGGACGTGAGTTCGGAGGCGTTTGTGGTGGTGGAGCGTGGTGGGGTGGGAACGGTTTGGCGCGTGGGGACGATGGAGTTGATGAGCCGGTTTGTGTTGAGGAGTTCGTGGGTTCGTGGGTTGTGGGGTTGCATGAACCTTGGGTACGTGGTAACCTATTCTCCTAACCCTACGCCATTCTTGAGGGTTTGGAACATTGAGCAAGAAGAAGGACGGCTGTGTGTGAGAGTGTTCCTGCGAGCAGGAGAGGTGAATAGCATGGTGGGTGATGACAGACACGTGGCTATCTCTTCCAACAACATTAACCTATTGGATTTTGGTGTACAGAATCCTTAGCCCTAGACTTAGACTTAGGTTTAGGTTTTTAGGATGCAGGAGTGTACTCTGATGCTATGTCCTCCCATTCATTCTAACTTTCGATTCCTTTTTGTACCTATTTCTTAAAATTCACCTCCATTgttactctttcttttcttccaatgCATCTGCATATTTCATTGTTTAGTGAGTACAAAGACAAGCATGGGAATCCACCATGCATGTGCTCATTTGGATATTGGTTTTTATTCagctgttttttgtttttcatcttaatattatttttctctcatattATTTGCCTCCTTCAGAATTTGCTGTCTGTGTTTTGTGGCAGTAGATTGTATTTATTGgtaataaattgtatttattaatgtttactTAATGCTTCTATAAATCaagatcatttttttaaatatgataatttttgCGTTTAAGATAgttatttcatcataattgatgtttgaaagCTTGTGCATTACTTTCAAGAGGTTATTATTGACTCTCTACTATGAATTTTCTGactaattaaacatatttttttttgttcaattccTTAAAATTAATCCCTCTAGTAGTTATAGAAAAGAAATTATGGTTTAGTTTATAGCTTTTTATAGTTTCTATGGCTACTAAAATTGATGGtcctttttatctattatattattatcattatttcaacaatttaacgtaattaattaattaaattatttttataattttatgggtttttagtttttaaattataatttaaattaaatttgtatattttcgaAATTTTGATAGAtcttaaagtttaaaaattgattgaatataatgattttactttaattatattaattatttttaacatattaaatgtgttttttctaatagatattgaaattaaattgtttcaaacaatttaaataataatatgaaatgtatttaatatgttaaaaaaattaatataattaaattaaaagtattatatccatctatttttaaaatttataaacaaaaatatattaaaattttggacaaaattttattttacatttaggaactaaaaattatatttaatcattgTTCAATATCTAATCTAACTTATAACTGGATTATGATGTAATGAATTTAAAGTCTTCCAAGATGTTTAATATCTattgatgttttgtttattGCTCAAATGGATGTAATTCCATTCATAAACTTAACTTGattactaatttaaataaatcactataaatttttaaaatttaattaaatttaaagataaattttgttcCTAGGCATCCCATTTGATCACACCACTCCATATACATGttcacaaataattaaaaaaacttacacGAGAAAtatcttcaaataaaataatttatgtattttttataaatgcaGTATTTAGATAGTATATGAAAACCAgacttcaatattttatattaaagtcattagtctcatttaaattcatttaaattctCTGTTTAATAAATGAAGAAAGCAGCAACTTCCTCTTTTTCTCTGTGCTTGTGCTTGTGCATGGGAGGGAAGGGATGACCTGCAGAGAAAACTCTTTCACATTCTCTTAGATTGTATACTGCAactgtttattttattctattttttgtttttaacataGCAGTGTCACTGTGTTTCTTCTTTCCACAACCATGCATGTTATATTTCTACAAGTAACTGACATTTTAAAACTGATCATAAAGTCAATCTTTATACACTTTAGCAGCAAATGGTTCAGTTCATGAGTTTTTCTTCAATCTAAACCTAACTCATTTTTAACACATAGTCTAAGTGTTACATAGTTTATATATCATGATTGGAGGAAAAAGGCTATTGAAATGACATAAGATAGCATCATATACATTCTTTAAaagcaaaatgattaattaagATGTTGGACAAAGGAGGATATTTGGTTAACAGTTACAGTCATTCAGTATAAATTTCAAGCACTTGATAATACTTCAGATTTCATGCAAAACAACAACATTTCATGCATAATTGTAAAGCAGTACCCTTTTTTGTTGAGGAATTTGTCCATGTACCAaaacaaaaagtataaaaatatatgtattccAAATGCAGTAAAAGAACCAAATCAATATCTAAATTTAAAgcttgatatttaaaaaaaacttggtCTACTGTTTAACACATCATGATCACGTATACAAAGCACACCTTATATTATGGTTAAAATCCTGAGTCGTTGGTCATAAGCATGTTTCTGTTGATTCATTACAGACACTATTCACTACGTATgtgtaaataaatgcaaagatgctccaagtgcaagtgtgcagagaagaaaatatatgagTTGTAGTTATGGAAAAGTAACTaaaaaggagaaggagaattTTTTATTAGACATTTTGAatatggataatgatactttaacaacatttttttgacaatattttaacattatttacatGTCATTCTATAATTGATCTATattaatgtttatgattattattattgattgaaaaacaattttgaattaATCATACAATgacacataaataatattaaaatattattaaaaaaatgttctgAAATTATCgttaatatatgataaaaatgaatgaaGGACAAAGTGAGATAGACAGATGATGATAGAGTCTAGTACTGCTCTCTAGTCCCTAGTCTCTCCTGCTTCTATGTTTGACGATGCTTTTCTTCTGTTGTCTGTTCTTCTGTCTGTTTCTGATACCATAGCTAGCTGCTGCTGTATGCTACTGCTGCTGCATCCATCGCTCAGCTTGGTAGCTAGGTAGACCTGTTGAAttctcatatttatatattattgtaaattaatttgtaatttgcTGAAAGTTGGCAGCACCTTCGATGTTGTGTCTGTGGACATCATTAAATTTAAGCCTTAAAGAGTCTACGCGCATGGCCTAGATGGATTGAGAATGGAATGAAACTATTCTGACCATGTCTTTCCAACTTGTTCATATCagtatcaaataaattatgtCGTATTGACTCTTGTATCAGTACCACTTGATCAATGAATCAATGAGTCACTTTTATGACTCATGCATGCTGccattcaaataaattttttcttgGAATTTTAAGATGGTTTTTGAATGCTTTTGTCGGTTTTCTGTTAGGTCCATTCAAATCCAGCTTAAAAAGTAAATTCAGATTCACGTGTTTATGTTACTTCCTTCTAAGGATGATTGGATGTTAAAATGGTGCCTCAAAACTAATCTCTAGAAAAGCAACACTTCTGTTGTATCTTAAAACCTGATGTTATTTCAGAGCTAACTTTATAAATCTTTGAATTAAcctaaaaatattgataaataaaagGGCGGAGTATTCAAGAAACCAAAGAGACTTGACCAAACTATATGAATGATCCTTTTTACTGTTTTGTTTGTTCAGATAAAAGCTATATGAATGATTCTAATAAgttgatataatataattttttaacttataaaaaaattattattttataaattataatggaAGTATATagacatataatataaaataaaaaatatttacataatttcaaacataaaataaaaaatatttatataatttcatacTGTCAATAACcatttgtttataataaaaaggaTAGGAATTAAGAGATTACTTTATCTTACATTCAAACATgctttgttaatttattttactttaatattgatttcttctatTTGTTATATACTTGAATTAGAATTTGTAATAAAAAGGGAAAGTTTTGGTAAAGAtatagttaagaaaaaaaaaaggaaaaaatggaTCAGATCTTTACaattatataacttttgtaCATGTAAGGTGTATGAATAAATCAATTAGGAATTAAAATGATGATTTATAAATTACTCCTTAACCGACATGTTTGAGATGAAAACATCTACAAATGCAAATTAGTTTAATAAGTCACAGTTAAAAAATACCTCTACATAGAAATCCAATTTATCTAGCATGTCAAATAAATAGTCcaattgatttaaaaaacttttttatttaaccaCAATAGTTGATcaactaattttttttgtgttatacaaattaatataaattaaatggtaatatacaaatttaatttagaagACTTGATTGATCTAAAGCTAATTGTACACAGCTGATTGtaatcttacaatataaatgttACAATAACACAAGTACAGCCATAGGAGCCTGAGATttgttaaagaatttttttgcCATACAAAAATTAGTGGACATAACACAGTACAGTAGCACTTATATTACAAACATCTAATGGCATAATTCTCTACAACAATTGCAGTCTCTTCAATGCTTGCTGAACGATTCAAAATTTAAAGCAATGTCTAAAAAGTGTTGCCTTTTACATGCTGACAATCATTCACCTAAAACATTCCAACAGTCAATAAAAACACATGGATTCTTAAAAACTACTATAAACCAAGATAACAATTTCACTGAGTAGTTATTTCAATCCaatcaaataacattttattcataaaattaactGAATtactgaaataaattaaaaaaacttattctaATAAGTTTTTctgtaaatattataaaaattatcaactagcataataaataaataaaaaattaaacacccTAGTTACTATGTTAATTCAGAAGAAGGTTGTTTGATCttaatgtaatatttcttgTGAGTGCTATCTTGTGCACTATTTGCTAGCCCACTAAACTAAGCCTATTTCACTGTTGAAATCATCTCATGCTTGATCGTAATAATGGAAATTAAGCTCAAATGAtttcttcaattaatttctcttgcACCTAAAATCTCACTGTCAGATTGTACCTTCAAGTGACCAGTAACGTACATATACACGCAAAATGCCACATATAAATATACAGAACCAATCTTTGTACCAGGAAATAAAAGACACCGTTAAGGGAAACAATCCAATTGATCACAGAACAATGATGATAAGAGAGGCTCAGGCTAGCAAAAGACATGAAACACAGCTGCAAAGGAAACaaaaattagataaataaaaCCCAATTCAAAAACCAATTACCAATAAATTCTCCTCTAGCATTCCATGGGCGATTTTCGAAGGACTTCCCAACAATATTgccttttttatttaacatcCCCTCTTGAGTGCAGTAGTGTGGAAAATAATCATAGAATGTTTTGCTTCCTAGTTCATCAACTCCATTAAAGAGAAATTTTCTCAACAAATCCTAGGATAAAACCAGAAGTAAGCATCTGTAGTACTAAATTGTAAGAAATTAAACCACCAAGGATTTGACCTACCTTGGCAAGTGTATCCCCAATCAACTTCTTCAACACACCTTGTCCTGGATCCTACTTCCAAAATATGTCCAGGAATCAGGTCcattgtaaatttaaatttgaaattgaatatttattctaaatttaagACCCCATTGGATTGACTGTCCATTGTTGataattcaaacttcaaactaCATTTCAAACTTATATGTCAAAATTTGAAAGTAGAAACAAATTTCAACATTGCTCAAT
This window of the Vigna angularis cultivar LongXiaoDou No.4 chromosome 7, ASM1680809v1, whole genome shotgun sequence genome carries:
- the LOC108336479 gene encoding transcriptional regulator STERILE APETALA, producing the protein MSSTTSSSSSSSSSSSTSAPYDVVAAPDIPGPSTRRTAQFEGPSSSRQRPMNEVLPEPFLEALANQVAIDAANYNGRLAAAQALAYFFRVCSTWREVSRSDLLWEHLTRRIWRRTFRVRDTWHTEYINWHRTATNFETGRLSFMTPRFDPSEHRRGLICRCLSLSDTRLACGFVDGTVRVFDLETYDHVSTYLSDHGHLFGPYSRSVSGIIITDSDITFARLDGDIYVDAINVHGQSQARRVVSGFVMNSGVLVGFAGTRRRWVGLFAGIAEGAFQVWNAESGERLFLGGSLTDPETVMGWHMLTELVDPVGRVRVTEDEFVVACTGLRLICFNAWNPEVLLRDEMSASGFVVSSMDVSSEAFVVVERGGVGTVWRVGTMELMSRFVLRSSWVRGLWGCMNLGYVVTYSPNPTPFLRVWNIEQEEGRLCVRVFLRAGEVNSMVGDDRHVAISSNNINLLDFGVQNP